TACCGTTTTTAACCATCTTCTGGTAGAATCCGCGGCTTATGTCATCGCACAAGAGAAATAAAGATATCCGGAACGTCGCCATTATCGCCCACGTCGACCACGGCAAAACCACACTTGTCGACGCCATCCTGAAGGCCACCAACGCCTATGAATTTAAAGAAGGCGAAATCACGGTCATGGACTCCAACGAACTGGAGCGCGAGCGCGGCATTACCATTTTTTCGAAGAATGCCTCCTGCACCTACAAGGGCGTGCAGATCAACATCGTCGACACGCCGGGCCACGCGGACTTCGGCAGCGAGGTCGAACGCATCCTGAAGATGGTGGACGGTGTGCTGCTCCTCGTCGATGCCATGGACGGCCCCATGCCGCAGACGAAATTCGTGCTGAAAAAGTCTCTTGAGCTTCACCTGAAGCCGATCGTCGTCGTGAACAAGATCGACCGCCCGAACGCGCGTCCCCACGAAGTGGTGGACATGACCTTCGACCTTTTCTGCGAACTCAACGCTTCCGACGAACAGCTGGATTTCCCGGTGGTGTTCGCCTCCGGCAAAGACGGCGTGGCGATCATGAACCTCGAAGACGAAAAGAAAGACCTTACCCCGCTGCTCGAAACGATCCTGCATCGCGTATTGCCGCCCGTCGCCGACGAAGATCAGCCGCTGCAGATGCTCGTCACCATGCTCGACTACGATTCGTACGTGGGGCGCATGGCCATCGGCCGCATCGCCAACGGACGCCTCGCGATGGGCGACAACGTGGCGCTGGTCAAGCGCGACGGCTCGCTCGAACGCGGCAAGATTACCAAGATCCTGAAGTATCGGGGCCTCACGCGTGTCGAGGCGCAGGCCGCGGGCGCCGGCGAGATCGTCTGCGTGGCGGGCATCGAACATCCCAAGGTGGGTGAGACCATTGCGTCTCCCTCCGATCCCAAGGCGCTGCCGCTTCTCAAAATTGACGAGCCCACGATCTCCATGAATTTTTCGCATAACACCAGCCCTCTTGCCGGTAAGGACGGCGGCCGGTTCCTGACGTCGCGGCACATCCGCGAGCGCCTCGAGCACGAGGCTATGATGAACGTCGGTTTCAAGATCGAGGAAGTCGAAGGCGGCGAACGCTTCAAGGTTTCGGGGCGCGGCGAACTCCATCTTGCCATTCTTATCGAGACCATGCGCCGTGAAGGGTATGAACTGGAAGTCTCCCGTCCCCAGGTCATTTTGAAGGAAATCGACGGCGAGACGCTGGAGCCGGTAGAAAAAGTCTTCATCGAAGTCGAACCTCAGTATCAGGGCGTCGTCATGCAGGAAATGGGCGAACGCCGCGCCGACATGATCAACATGATGAACACCTCGACGGGGACGCTCCGCCTCGAGTATGTCATTGCCTCCCGCGCGCTGATCGGCTTCCGCAGCAAGTTCCTCACCATGACGCGCGGCACGGGCATTGTGTATCAGACCTTCCTTGAGTACCAGAAGTACAAGGGGGCGCTCAAGGAGCGTCAGTCCGGCGTGCTCATTTCTCAGACCGCCGGCGGGGCCGTGGCCTACGCGCTGTGGGGCCTGCAGGAACGCGGCGAGATTTTCGTGAAAGTGGGTGATGACCAGTACGAAGGAATGATCGTGGGTGTTAACAACAAGGGCCACGACCTTGTCGTCAACTCGATCCGCGAAAAGAAGCTGACCAACATGCGTTCGGCCGGCGCCGACGAGGCGATCCAGCTCATCCCGCCCCGCGAGATGACGCTCGAATTCGCGCTCGAATTCATCGCCGACGACGAGCTCGTCGAAATCACGCCGAAAAACATCCGCCTGCGCAAGCTGTACCTGACCGAAAACGACCGCAAGCGTTTCGCCCGCACGCAGCGCGCCGAATAATTTCTTGCACTTGCCGCCCGGCGAGTTAGAATAACCCATCCCTGAAAGTCCCGGAGAACCATGCTGAATTATAAGAAAAAACTCCTGGAACCTTCCCCGGCAAGAGAGGATCAAAAAACCTCCGCGCCAGCCGCTCCCGCGTCCGCGCCTGAAGTCAATCTGGATGAACGGCTGGCCGGCCTGCGCAAAGATCTGCTGCGTGATCTCGAAGCCGACCTTCAAACGCTCAAAGAAAAACGTCCGTCCCGCGCGGTGCCCAGCCGTTTTCTGCTCATCGCAGGCGCAGGGCTTATCGCGCTTCTTTGCTCGCTCGGCGGAGTCTGGGCCGGCATTGCGTGGATGGACGCGCGGCTGAAGCCGGACTGGCAGAAGGAATTTGGGGAGCTCGAGCGCCAGGCGTCGCTCAAACTCGACCGGTTCATGACGAGCCGCGAAATGCAGGTGCTGATCGAAGACAAAGCGCGGTCGCATGCCGAAGATTACGCCGTGAAAGCCGCGGACGAGCAGGTGGGAAAAATCCTGGCCCCGCTCTCCGAAAAAGCATCGCAGGAAATCGAAAGGCTGGGGGCCGAAAGCAGCCGCGCGCTTACCGCCGTGCAGGATCTGGAAGCGTTTGAGCTTCTCGTGGTCCAGGCCAAAAACGACGACCGCCAGGCCTTCGAGCGGCTCCTTGCCGTGTCCCGCGACCGCAGCCACAAATTCCGTGAAATTGCGGGACAGGCCGTGGCGCAGATTTTCCTCGAGGCGGATTCTCGGGACCGCAGTGCCAGAACCGCCGATGCGCTGGATCCGGTGAAAAGCAAAGCCTACCTTTCGTTCCAGGATTTCAAGACTTCGTACGAAGGAGTCATTCCGTTGCTGCGGCCAAAAATGCTTTCCATGTTTTGGGACAGCACGCAATTCAGCGAGGAACAGAAACTCGGGTTCCTGGCTTCGGTCATCCGCTCAGATAAAAGCCTGATGGCGCTGGTGAGGGCCTGTACGCTGATGGACAAAAAAGCGCAGCTCCACCGGCCTTTCACCGCCTACGACAAGTACCTGGAATGGTGGGACTCGAGCAAAGTCTTTTTTGAACAGCAGGCTGCCGCGGCCCCTGCCGCCGCTCCCGCCCCGCAGAGCCAGGACACTTCCGTGCCCGTGCGGGTCAATGCGACGGCGCGTAGAACCCCCGCCAACGCCAAGCCCCGACTTTGATCTGCCTCCCGCTATATAAATAAGGAAGGCCCTGCTTTCCGTAAATGACTCCAAACGGCACACATGTCTAAAAAACCGGATCAAGTCGCGGTTTTAAGGGCTTACTTCTTAAATTCCCTCCGACTTTCTTATGTCTTTAAGTTACGCCGGTTTAGAACCGCATCCGCCCTTTGGTTTTGTCCCTTTCTGGACGATACTTTTTTTGTAATGCTTCACTCAACCCAGTTACACTTTGAGTAGAGAAGCAGGCCCGGTTCCGCTTAAGGGGACAGAGTCCGATAAGCAAGAGCCGGGGGAAAAGGGAGGGGCCCATGAAAAAGATCGCGTTGTTGTTGGTCGTGTTGTTGGTTGCGGGATCCGCGTCCGCTTGGGCGGGGATATGTCCCAAGACTGACAGTTGGATCAAAGGCAAGGTGGATTCCACGCAGTACGTCGTGAAGATGGGAGGCATGATGCTGGATGGTGTTAACCGCATCGTCGCGGCACCGTTCGACCTTCTTTATCACCCGGTCCAGGATATATTTGTAGATAAGCATTACGGGACCGGGCTCTTCACCGGATTGGGAGAGGGCTTGTACCATGGCGTCGAAGGCATTCTGATCGGCGCTTGGAACATTGTTTCTTCGCCCGTTCCCAACTACCACGGCGAAACGACGGACCATGTCCACT
This Verrucomicrobiia bacterium DNA region includes the following protein-coding sequences:
- the typA gene encoding translational GTPase TypA, translated to MSSHKRNKDIRNVAIIAHVDHGKTTLVDAILKATNAYEFKEGEITVMDSNELERERGITIFSKNASCTYKGVQINIVDTPGHADFGSEVERILKMVDGVLLLVDAMDGPMPQTKFVLKKSLELHLKPIVVVNKIDRPNARPHEVVDMTFDLFCELNASDEQLDFPVVFASGKDGVAIMNLEDEKKDLTPLLETILHRVLPPVADEDQPLQMLVTMLDYDSYVGRMAIGRIANGRLAMGDNVALVKRDGSLERGKITKILKYRGLTRVEAQAAGAGEIVCVAGIEHPKVGETIASPSDPKALPLLKIDEPTISMNFSHNTSPLAGKDGGRFLTSRHIRERLEHEAMMNVGFKIEEVEGGERFKVSGRGELHLAILIETMRREGYELEVSRPQVILKEIDGETLEPVEKVFIEVEPQYQGVVMQEMGERRADMINMMNTSTGTLRLEYVIASRALIGFRSKFLTMTRGTGIVYQTFLEYQKYKGALKERQSGVLISQTAGGAVAYALWGLQERGEIFVKVGDDQYEGMIVGVNNKGHDLVVNSIREKKLTNMRSAGADEAIQLIPPREMTLEFALEFIADDELVEITPKNIRLRKLYLTENDRKRFARTQRAE